A single window of Candidatus Flexicrinis affinis DNA harbors:
- the nrfD gene encoding polysulfide reductase NrfD codes for MSWCIAAYSTILIYEFSPVLLQNTRLRGLLPLIKRFTVPIVIVGVTLSTMHQSSLGTLFVIMSPRVDPLWYSMLLPVFFLVSSLAAGISMVIAGATASYWLFGRSLSKRTLSTLGWFVPWILGFYLVLKFGELIIANEFHLPFGRRA; via the coding sequence GTGAGCTGGTGTATCGCGGCATATTCGACCATCCTGATCTATGAGTTCAGCCCTGTGCTGCTGCAGAACACGCGCCTGCGCGGCTTGCTTCCGCTGATCAAGCGCTTCACCGTGCCGATCGTGATCGTCGGCGTCACGTTATCGACCATGCACCAATCGTCACTGGGCACGCTGTTCGTCATCATGTCGCCCCGCGTCGACCCGCTGTGGTACTCGATGCTGCTGCCGGTCTTCTTCCTCGTCAGCTCGCTGGCGGCGGGCATCAGTATGGTTATCGCCGGCGCAACGGCCAGCTATTGGCTGTTCGGGCGGAGCCTCAGCAAGCGCACGCTGTCCACCCTGGGTTGGTTCGTGCCGTGGATCCTCGGCTTCTACCTTGTGCTGAAGTTCGGTGAGCTGATCATCGCCAACGAATTCCACCTGCCCTTTGGAAGGCGAGCCTGA